Within the Leptospira selangorensis genome, the region CTCCAAATTTTCCTGGAGCAAAGAACTTTAAAGGGCAGATCATCCATCCGCAACATTGGCCGGAGAAGTTAGACTACAAAGGAAAAAAAGTCGTAGTGATCGGAAGTGGTGCAACTGCTGTCACATTAGTTCCATCTATGGCGGATGATGCTTCGCATGTAACAATGTTACAAAGGTCGCCTACTTACATCACCAGTCTTCCGTCCAAAGATATAGTCGCCGATTTTTTAAGATTCATTCTGCCTGCGAAGCTGGCTCATCATATCACTCGGATCAAAAACATTCTGATCCAAATTTGGTTTTACCAAGTCTGCAAAAGATCTCCTAACTTTGCGAAATGGTTGATTAGGCTAAGATTAAAAGTCTCTCTCCCTAAAGGTTATGACATAGATACCCATTTTAAACCGAATTACCAACCTTGGGACCAAAGGGTATGTTTGGTTCCTGACTCTGATCTTTTCAAATCGATCTCTAAGGGCAAAGCTTCCATAGTCACGGATCATATTGAAACTTTCACATCCAAAGGGATTCGATTAAAATCAGGAAAAGAATTAGAAGCGGATATCATAGTAACCGCAACAGGACTGGAATTACTCGCTATCGGCGGGATCCAGTTGAAAGTGGATGGAGAGGAAGTGGATATTTCTAAACAATTTACTTTTAAAGGATTAATGTTAAGTGGGGTTCCGAATTTCGCATTCTGCGTGGGTTATACGAATGCATCTTGGACCTTAAGAGCTGACTTAACTTCTACTTACGTTGCAAGACTTCTGAACCATATGCAATCGAAAGGTTACAAACAATGCGTACCTCTTTGTGATCCTGCAAAAATGGAGAAGGAGCCGATCCTTGATCTGAATTCAGGATACATCCAAAGAGCAATAGATCAATTCCCTCAAAGAGGAGCAAATCGCCCTTGGAGATTCCATCAAAATTATTTAATGGATCTATTCGATATA harbors:
- a CDS encoding flavin-containing monooxygenase, translating into MQKEHFDVITVGAGLSGISAGYHLQKLCPGKKYTILESRADIGGTWSLFRYPGIRSDSDMFTLGYSFRPWKEAKAIADGPSILNYVRETASEFGIDRNIRFEHRVISTSWSSKENVWTLIVEVGPKKEKRTYTADFLYICSGYYNYDKGFTPNFPGAKNFKGQIIHPQHWPEKLDYKGKKVVVIGSGATAVTLVPSMADDASHVTMLQRSPTYITSLPSKDIVADFLRFILPAKLAHHITRIKNILIQIWFYQVCKRSPNFAKWLIRLRLKVSLPKGYDIDTHFKPNYQPWDQRVCLVPDSDLFKSISKGKASIVTDHIETFTSKGIRLKSGKELEADIIVTATGLELLAIGGIQLKVDGEEVDISKQFTFKGLMLSGVPNFAFCVGYTNASWTLRADLTSTYVARLLNHMQSKGYKQCVPLCDPAKMEKEPILDLNSGYIQRAIDQFPQRGANRPWRFHQNYLMDLFDINFANVNDSNLSFG